Proteins encoded in a region of the Benincasa hispida cultivar B227 chromosome 2, ASM972705v1, whole genome shotgun sequence genome:
- the LOC120072269 gene encoding APO protein 2, chloroplastic: MDCSTCNYSLSTISSCSVKRFTFPSKLASRRISFQKRYEFFKPSTCPGLSLLDSLQHISNFDFKALSKCKIASWKIPCSYSCVVRCDHPQNADFPRYYSKKEKKPFPVPIVELRRAARERMKKSKGQPRRPVPPPKNGLLVKSMIPIAYNVFNARITLINNLKKLLNVVPVHACGFCNEIHVGPVGHPFKSCRGQNANFRKGLHEWTKATLEDIFLPVEAYHLYDRLGRRISHQERYSIPRIPAVVELCIQAGVDLPEYPAKRRRKPIIRISKSEFIDADESELPDPEPEVPLKPLLTEIPDSDVVAPSDKEDIAWLADQTIQAWEKMRQGAKRLMKMYPVRVCGYCPEVHIGGSGHRAQNCGAFKHQQRNGQHGWQRAVLDDLIPPRYVWHVPDVNGLPLQRELRNFYGQAPAIVEICIQAGAAIPDQYKSTMRMDVGIPLDIKEAEMVV; the protein is encoded by the exons ATGGATTGTAGTACTTGTAACTACTCTCTTAGCACTATTTCATCTTGTTCGGTTAAAAGGTTTACATTTCCTTCAAAATTGGCGTCCCGGAGAATTTCCTTTCAGAAAagatatgaattttttaaaccaAGTACATGCCCTGGTCTTAGTTTGCTGGATTCTTTGCAG CATATTAGTAACTTCGACTTCAAAGCCCTATCCAAATGTAAGATAGCATCATGGAAGATACCTTGTTCATATTCATGTGTTGTAAGATGTGATCATCCTCAAAATGCTGATTTTCCCCGGTACTATtccaagaaagagaagaagccaTTTCCAGTTCCCATTGTGGAATTGAGACGAGCAGCAAGGGAGAGAATGAAAAAGAGTAAAGGCCAGCCGAGAAGACCAGTACCACCTCCAAAGAATGGTTTGTTAGTCAAGAGCATGATACCAATTGCCTACAATGTATTCAATGCAAGAATTACGTTGATCAACAATCTCAAGAAGCTCTTGAATGTGGTACCTGTCCATGCTTGCGG GTTTTGCAATGAAATCCATGTGGGACCTGTTGGACATCCATTCAAGTCATGCAGAGGCCAAAATGCTAATTTCCGGAAGGGGCTTCATGAGTGGACAAAGGCAACCCTTGAAGACATATTCCTGCCAGTAGAAGCATACCACCTCTATGATCGTCTTGGGAGACGTATTTCTCATCAGGAAAGATACTCAATTCCACGAATTCCTGCAGTGGTTGAGCTCTGCATTCAAGCTGGTGTCGATCTTCCTGAATATCCTGCAAAGAGGAGAAGGAAACCAATCATCCGCATCTCAAAAAGTGAATTCATTGACGCAGATGAAAGTGAACTACCAGACCCTGAACCAGAAGTACCTCTAAAACCTCTGTTAACAGAAATTCCAGATTCTGATGTTGTTGCCCCGAGCGACAAAGAAGATATAGCTTGGCTTGCTGACCAAACAATTCAAGCATGGGAGAAGATGAGGCAAGGAGCGAAAAGACTGATGAAGATGTATCCAGTGAGAGTATGTGGGTATTGTCCAGAGGTACATATTGGTGGCAGTGGTCACAGGGCACAGAACTGTGGTGCTTTCAAGCACCAACAACGAAACGGTCAACATGGTTGGCAAAGGGCCGTGCTCGACGACCTGATACCGCCTAGATACGTGTGGCACGTTCCAGATGTAAATGGACTTCCATTGCAGAGGGAATTGAGAAACTTTTATGGACAGGCGCCTGCTATAGTTGAAATATGCATTCAAGCTGGGGCTGCTATCCCAGATCAGTATAAATCAACCATGCGAATGGACGTGGGAATTCCCTTGGACATTAAAGAGGCTGAAATGGTGGTTTGA